The genomic DNA CCAGCGTGGTTTGAATGTGAGATGCCACCCACAGGCTCCtgtatctgaacacttggtcctcagttggtgttGCTGAAAGTGGAGGCCAGGGCAACTTTGAGAGGTGGAGCCTAgttggagccttgctggaggaactgtGTACTGGGGATGAGTTTGAGGTTTGTAGTCTGGCCCCACTTTACGTTCAAAATGTCCATTGCTGCGATGTTGTCTGTGCATTCAGAAAGTGGGGAGagcccaaacaaaaaaaatcaagtggcAAACAGATTAAAACTCATATTCGTAGTTATGTTAAATACCAATAGACACCCCAGTTAGACAGTAGCAATGAGGAGGCTGGGGTTGTAAAAACTGACCGTGTTCAATGCTGAGGAACCAGCTTTAATAGTAAAGCCAATGGGTTGAATAACTACATTAATGATAAAATAGGGAATACATGACCTAATTTATTGTTTACCAAGACCCTTATTGTCTGTTATcttgttttaaaacttttctttcagAATGTCCATTGCTGCGGTGTTGTCTGTGTACTAATGAGTCATTGTtagtttctctttactttttgcCTTGCTACATTGCTTAGTTCATCTGTTATTTTTGGTGACTTTTAAGTATATTCTTTAGGATTTACTTTGCACAAAGTCATGTCATATATGATAACAGCATGTTTTCTTCCTCACTTTCAAATACTATGTTTGTTACTTACTTGTCACTCTGATTTACTATGCTATCTGGAACtggaaaatgtttaataaaagtgATCGGTGATTGGTTTTTAATAGAAATCAAACATTGAAAAAGCAAACATAGGAGATTATGTAAGttatatattgcatttgtttattcctCTTAATAAAATGTCTGGAATGTTTCTACTACCAACTGACTGAAATCCTGAAttcattctttcttgttttcctcagataattgatgtgggttctggtaaAGGCTACCTAAGCTCCTTTTTGTCCTTAAAGTATGGCTTAAATGTCTATGGCATCGATTCCTCAAATACTAATACGCACGGAGCcaaggagagaaacaggaagttgaaGAAACACTGGCACCTGTATCGTGGTCAGACAAGAGAAGATGCCAACGGACTGACATTGAGACTGCAGAAGGGAATAAAAGCGGAAAAGGAAGCAAAGCGTAAGGAAAACTGTGACAGGCCACTGAAGAACAGCCGTGGGAATCAAGAGCTGTCTGCTGGTGCTGCGCCAGAGCGCTCAGAGACGGcagtttcagttcccaggaaACAGCAAGGAGATCCACGTGCTCAGCCACTTGAAGAAGGgaatttgtgttttgaaaatgcCTTTTCTTTCACGGATTTTCTGCCTATTGATGCCGTTGAACCTACTTCATCACAGGTGCACAATGCAGAAATGTATGAAgtgaggaaacagaagagaaatatgACATCTAAACCAAGCGACCCAAGTATTTATTCACCACTGACCTCTTTTATCACTGCTGATTCAGAGTTACATGACATTATTAAAGATCTGGAGGTGAGTCTACTTCTGAATCCTCTAGTTTGCAAGAGTGCTGTCAACATAGACTACAGCATGAATAGCTTGTTATTCTACTAATGTGGTATTATCTGGCATAGCAGTCCTAAAGATCAAGAGTAAAATGCTAAGCTGACTTTCTTTGCATGCACAACAGTGCAGATTTAATGAGGGCATACTATGGAATGCAAAaccctttcttcattttactttgaaataaaagAGCTAGCACAAATACTTGTCTATAAGCCAAATTATCTTATCCACAATTCAGAGATTGTTAAAATTCTAGTCCAAGAAgtgtttctataatttttattgtctTGAATTGACACTTGTAGTAATTGTAGGTGTTCCTGGACTGCAGCATGTTTTCATGCATCCACACTTGATCCAATCAGGGCAGTGAGAACACATAAAGAGGTAATTAGCATATATTTATGGACAGGCATGCACTATCCTAGAGCAAGAATAGCCTATGAGAATTCTTGAAGGCTTTAATGTTTTCTAAGTTGTGAAATTACATAGTTGAAAGACAGTACATCTGAAATATGCTATTATATGTTAAATCAGTATTTACCAAAGCTCCTACAGATTACCTTGCTTAACTCTTTTATAAGACACAGTATCTTTTGAAGTTAATAttattctttgttaatttttaaaaatcttcctaaAAGAAATGGCTAAACAAAGTACTAGAATTCTTTGTACATTAAATCTTGTTTTATATGGCTTTTACAAAGAGGGGCTTCCcccacagagatttttttttatgattttattcttatttttttaaactatgtgtatatgtatgtgtctctgtgtggcaTTGTGCATGTTAGTGTAGCAGCTAcgtaggccagaagagagggtaGATGCCATAGATCTAGAGGTATAATTGGGCAAGGCACCCAACCTGTATCAAGATTGGTATATGCtctttaaccaatgagccatctctccagagctcCCTCCTGCCAGATACATATAGAAGGTACCAGTTAAAGGAAACATTAGTCCTCATTAACGTAGAAAGAGTAATTAGGTTATccagttaaaatttaaaattttagtttattttatcaCTTCAGTTTTTCAAAATAGTCTTAGGTTTATATTACTAGAAGTGCGCCTTTCAAGCTAATTCTGACTGGTGCTATAAAAATTGAGCTGTTAGCTGAATAGTTCTTTACATAGCATTTGGAGGATATGATGActtttttatgttgttgtgaAAATAAACCTGAGAAATTGGTATGACTATTTATATGATAAATCTAATAATAATGTGATCCATAGAATGTCTCTGTATTTAAAGGTATTTAAGGGCATCTCCTTAAAACCTCAATAGATAATGCAACTTCTCTCATACCAAATGACAAAAGTATGTGGACATTGCATACAAAGTGATATGTAATACCTTTTGTGTAGAATTGACCACGTAAAAGTTCACATATTTGAAAAGACACTTGAAACCTTCCCTTGTATAGTTTTAAACTCTCCTTTTAAAAAGGGGCCCCTCCCCGTTTTGCCTTGTCTCTAAAGGACTGTCTAATGGTGGGTCTGCATACTTGTGGTGATCTTGCACCAAACACTCTGCGGATATTTGCATCCAAGTCTGAAGTCAAAGGAGTTTGCAGTGTGGGCTGTTGCTACCATCTTTTATCTGAAGAATTTGAAAACCAAGATAAAGGTAGTAAATATTCTCTGTgtcataattcttatttatttcaacTATTATggctactttttatttctttttttggccatttttgtgtcttaattgatgtatcttgttttgttttggggaaatgatttcactgtgtagtcttgaATGTCATATGACTCCTTATAAAGTCCAGGCTGCCcgtcagagatccctctgcctctgcctctgcctctgcctctgccttctgcctgctggcattagaggcatgtgctaccatgccaaTCCATTATTGTGATTTGAATTAGCATTTAGAATAACAAATTTTTTCTTGGCAAATCTAGCATTAATAGTATTAGATACAATAtcgcttttatattttattgtcattttttgtCTATA from Microtus ochrogaster isolate Prairie Vole_2 chromosome 24, MicOch1.0, whole genome shotgun sequence includes the following:
- the Mettl25 gene encoding methyltransferase-like protein 25 isoform X3, which produces MNTKKSHEVQAMAELICSIADYCGLKQIIDVGSGKGYLSSFLSLKYGLNVYGIDSSNTNTHGAKERNRKLKKHWHLYRGQTREDANGLTLRLQKGIKAEKEAKRKENCDRPLKNSRGNQELSAGAAPERSETAVSVPRKQQGDPRAQPLEEGNLCFENAFSFTDFLPIDAVEPTSSQVHNAEMYEVRKQKRNMTSKPSDPSIYSPLTSFITADSELHDIIKDLEDCLMVGLHTCGDLAPNTLRIFASKSEVKGVCSVGCCYHLLSEEFENQDKEYAQENWGFPMCRYLKEERWCCGRNARMSACLALERVAVGQGLPTESLFYRAVLQNIIKDYYGITKCDRHVGKIYSKCSSFLDYVRMSLKKLGLDESKISEEIIMDYYEKYRPRMNELEAFNMLKVVLAPCIETLILLDRLCYLKEQEDVSWSALVKLFDPVQSPRCYAVIALKKQR